Part of the Denticeps clupeoides chromosome 3, fDenClu1.1, whole genome shotgun sequence genome, ttttattcagtatttttcTGTCGCTCTGTTTACACATTTGAATTCTCATCCTTTTCAAGGTGCATGAGCATCATGGCTGGGATTTTGGGGGTGTTACGCGTTTCACTAGTGCTCACTGCCTGCATGTGTTTGACTCGGCATGTTTTCTGGCCATAATAATGTGGCCTGTTAGAAACCACATGCTTCTCTAGTTGCTCATTGCGAATTTAGGGTGAAGTGAAAGAATGGATGGTCTCCTCTTTCCTAAACTGCATGAAAGGGTGACCGTCATTtataaaactaaaaaagaaGCCAGCATTTTGTCTTTGACAATAAAACCATTCAGTACCCAAAATTTCATTTGATAGCAATGGGGTGGCCAGAAGCACAAAAGAGGCGTTTGTCACACTGCTTTTCTTGTGCTTGAGGCACGGCACACTGCAGGTCTGTTCTTCCAGTGATGTCAGGAGGGGTGTCTTGTGGGTGTTGCAGCCTGAGTGGTCCAGAATCTGCAGGATCGGGGGTGTGGTCCGTTTGCTCTCCAATCACTGGCCAGTGAGATGCAGGGAGGGATGTACGGTGGTGCAATTCGCATAAATGGCTGAGTCACTTTAAAGTAGGGTTACGAGCAAAGAGCAATCAGAGGCTTTCTGGCTCCTTTCGTTGTTTTgtaccaaaaaaagaaaaatgtattcatcctttattattttctatttattgttTCTATTTGGGCATTTAACTATTTGACTTTGAGAATGGAAAATATTTTCCCACATTCTTCTACACCCAGATATTACAAACATAACAAGattcattaatgtaatgtttgttttattgtttctaaATAAATTTATAGTTTTCAGGAAAGGGCTGGGTGTTTGTtagacacaaaaacaaaataccaaaacaaaaaaacaaggcttcaatgggttaaaagcacaaGATGAAAGCACGGCAACGCAAATGACGTCTGAGACTCGAGACTGAATGGCTTGACCTATTGGGCACAACGCCACACCTGATCCTTTAACCTGCAGTAAAAGGGTTTGGCACACGATACACATCACTTGCCGATTAAAAGCCTTTTTCCATATCTTTCAGCATTTGGCCGATTAATTTCTCATACAACGACTAAACCAACATTTTTAGAAGTAGTAGGGATTCACTAGGCATTGCATactatttgaaaataaatacacacaaaactgctAAATTCATTAACTTGATTTCTCCTACAGATttaaggagagaaaaaaaaaaaaaaaaaacgctagaGAAAAGAGAacgaaacagaaaaaaaaaaaaaagaagaagaaaaaaaaacctgctgtgCACACACTGGTCATGACAAGGCCACCAGCAAGCCACCTCTTACTGAACCTTGGAAACGGCTTCGTGGATGGACTCGGCAACATAGTCAATGTTCTTGGTGGTCAGTCCACACATGTTGATGCGGCCACTGGCCATCAGGTAGATGTGCTTCTCTTTAATCATGTATTCCACCTGCTTAGCTGCaaagagaaaaggggaaaaacatttACAAGCTGAAAGCTATTTCTAAACTGCCGAcaagtacaaaataaataatcttgAAGACGATTGATCATCATGTTGAAGAGAAACTAGCTACCTTCtttgttgctgtgtaattaCTTCCATCACCCCCAGCACAATCTTTGCCAGAGTATATACAGTGATATTGTTGATAAATTACACGTACAAACATCAtaaaagattgtgtttctttcctggtttattcgtttattttttagaaatgcctaaccttacactagtgaagaAGCCCCATGCAGGGTATCTAGCACCAGCTCAAAAACAATGGCCATAGTGGGCATGAAGCATTTAGTGAATAGAGGAAAAAAAGCCAGTAGTTTCATTTcttgggtggtagtgggtaagacactcacctatgaacctgaagacccatttactaccattgtgtccctgagcaagacacttaaccctgagtgtgtccagggggattgtccctgttaCTACAGATTGTAAGGCACTCCAGATAAAGGCGTCAATGCTGTAAGAGTAAAAGTAGTTGACTGCTGCATCCGCAGCAGCAGTGCTGGGCCTGAGCTACAACAACCTAACCATTAGATATACACACTACACAAGCACAACTGTTTTTGCAACCTATTTACATGCTTGCAATATCTGGAGGTTCACCAACTCCATACTGATGGAGAATATGGTGTCACCATAAGTGCTTTTGTGAATCTAGTATTAAGTTTGTTTCTGGGATTCAAATGAATTGATTTTTGGCACAGTAGTGAAAGAAAAGTGGAGGGGAGTTCATTTTTTAGATCTCTAGATCTCTTGTATTCAATCACAAAACTCATTAGAGACTAGTTGAGTGAGCTGTGGCCACGTACGGTTTAGCCCGGTGAAGCTAAACATCCCGATCTGCTGAGTTATGTGCTCCCAAGTGCCTGGCGTGGTCATTGCCAGCAGTTTGGACTTCAGCTCAGAGCGCATCAGCAGCACCCTGTCGGCCATCGTCTTCACGTTGCCCTGCCtggagacaaaagaaaaaaaatgtggagaACTGCGCCACATATTACATATTCTTagcacacaaatatataccaGAGAGTTAACAAACTATTAAAACAATGCAGTAGCCATACCATTCTGCAAACAGTTCAGGGGAAGTGAGGGTTTTGGCCACAATTCGTGCTCCCTGAGAGGGTGGGTTGGACCAGATGGTTCTCACAATCTTCTCCATCTGTGACAGAACCCGGTTGAGGTTGTCACCATCTTTGGCAACCACTGTGAGGTTTCCAACCCTCTcatctagaataaaaaaatatttcccccatgtgtttttaaaaatcgacatatatatatatagaaatggGTCAAATCAACAAAGAAAGACACTGACTATAGAGACCAAAGTTCTTGGAGAAGGACTGAGCACAAAAGAGCTCAAGACCCTCAGAAACAAAAAAGCGAATGGCCCAGGCATCTTTCTCCAGGCTACCAGAGGCAAATCCCTGATAGGCTGAGTCAAAGAAGACAAAGAGCTTCTTCCGCTGGAAAGGagagaacagacagagagagactaATTAGAGATGAAGCCAAACCAAATAATTTTTCCTGAAGGTTTCAGCCAAAATTCCCAAAACCCACTGACAaccattttttccccaatttGGCCACTGACCTTCATAACATCAGCGATCTTCTTCCACTCCTCTTGAGAGGGGTCTGTTCCAGTGGGGTTGTGAGCGCATGCGTGGAGTACAAAGATGGAGTGCTCTGGTGCTTTCTACACAGAACATAGTTTTTTATTCTCAAGCAACAATTGCCATTTTTACTAAAAGATAAAAATACAGGAAACTTCTGCTctgatgacaacatttcacacTTGTGGTTTCTCACAACAGCCTTACAATGAAGATGATTTTCCAACAGCCCTGAAAGAGTAAAGCTCTACAGAAAAGCTCACGATagattaaccttttttttttattcgattATGGAGGCTTGACTTTTCAACAGGAACAATACATTTCAAGATGTTAACTTTTTGGCAATATTTGTATTGTCAAGACAATGGATAGTACATGAATGACAGAACAAAACAAGAATCCTCCATACTTCCATGTCCTCCAAGAAGCCAGTAAGATCCAATCCACGCCTGGCAGCATCCCAATAGCGGTATGGGCGGATATCTTTGAATCCAGCGTCGCTAAAAACTCCATTATGGTTTTCTACATATAAGACCAGCATGGAACGTGTGATTGTAGGGGATAGGTTCATACCAAGACTTTACTTTTAATTTCTGAAGGTATGCCTGTATTCTGTAATAACGTTATAGCTGGGATATATTTCATCTGACTGCTCCTGATGAACTTCACCTTACCCCATGTTGGTGCAGACACATAGACAGGCGTGGCAGTGTTGTTGGTGCCGTTGTACCAGCGTCGCAGAAACTCTGCCCCAATTTTCAGCGCTCCAGTACCACCAAGGCTCTGAACCCCTCCCACCTAAAATAGAGACAGAGGGTGGGGGTATGTAACAACTGCAACATGGACACTCCGGGGGTCTCCTAACTGTCTCCAAATCCTCCACATAGAGGATTGCAAAGTTCTCGCCCCAAACAGACCAACATTTTGTACTAAATAATGAATAGTGAACAATTAGGAAGCAAGATTGCTGCATTAAGACATGACTGCGTTTTACAGATTTTAAATAATCTGGGAGATCTCCACCAGCGTTTTACCCTTTGCTCTTTTATTGCAGGGCTGTCGTCTCCAAGAGCGATTTTGGACGCGCTGGATCGGAACTCAGGAAGGCCCAAAATTGGTAGGTACTCGTGGTTTAGGCTCTGGTCCTCACAAATCATGCGTTCTACCTTCTTCACCACAGGCAGCACCCATGGCTGGCAGTCGTCTGTTCTGTATGCTGCACATACATATTTTagacataaaataataacaagatTTATTCAATGTTACTCATAATGACAGAATTagttttaaatcattattttgcaCTCACAAATGGAAGAAATTATCAACTACAGGTTGTAGTCTCCTTGTATATACCCTCTGCTGGTACAAGGAGGCTAAATTAAGGTCAGGGGAGGGTGGGAGACACGAAATGTCAAAGTTGGCAAACACGTGACAAAATTAAACGCGACACAGTAGCCCGTACTCAAAGAGTAAcgcaacttacacacacacagcgaaatAAGTTCGGTGTCGTGCCGCAGCGCCGACTGTTAAAAGCCGCCTGCCGGTGTTCTCTGGAGAccagaaggtcaaacacgagcTGCCTGGCTAACCGTAACTTCTCCCGGAGTTGGATCTTACCGCCGACCCCCAGGTTCACCTTCTTCGGGTGCGAATCTTCGCGGAAATCGGCTGTCAATTTGAAGACAGCCACCGGCGCGGCCTGAGGAACCTCCGTGAAAGTTGACATGACGTCGGCGAAGCAGCCGGAGAACGCGGAGAAATGAGCCGGACGGGGAGGACTGGGAAAGCTGCACACGCCTTCACCTTCAACTCGCGCGGGAGGCTGTGCCCTCTCGTCTGCGGCAGGAGCCAATAAGCGCTCGACCTTTCTCTGAggaaccaatcagaatttgcCGCCGTACTTATTCATGCAGACGTTCCTGTATAAATTCTAATTTAATAAAACCTTCTACTGACGTTCAGTACtttaaatagtatttttttgtgttttccaaTATTGGAATTTCAACCTATTATTATGGTAAATTTGAATACAACGCAAATTAGTAATATTACACATTAAGCTAGGGTTGTATCAAAAGAAAATACTAACTTTTTACAAATATCTGATGACagcacaaatgtaatttttattttttatttcgaGTTCTCTTTTAACAGCACCATCTTATCCACAAGTGGGCAGCAAAAACAAGCATATTGCAAAGTGTCTTTCTCCCACATACTGTGGATCTTTCACTCTCTCCAAACTTACACAGAAAGGGGTCAGCATTTCTTCTCCGTTACTTTTCCTTTATGAGCATCTGGTCCTTTACCAAATTTGGATGCTTACTAAAATTTGTCCAATGTTGCCCTTTATGGGCCACTTTTGCCCTatatcctgagccgccaagctgccactgaggtccccttgatcaatgtaccgtccccacacactgctccttgggcgcctgtcatggctacccactgatcactaaggctgatggttaaatgcagaggacatatttcgtagtgtcaccatgtgctgtgcagcattgtttcacaacgacaaacatttcacttcactttcactaacaaCTTTCATATTCTATGCTTGAAAATATATTGGGCAGATGGTGACATTGGGCTGCTTTTTCAgtaaaacagataaaaacactGACTCTATGTCCTGTTTTTTTACAAAGAACCCTGTCTTACCATCTTGTGGTGTTTCCCTTTCTTAACTTTCAATATGCAGGTGTTTCTTTTTCTAATTCTCCTGTCCTTATTCCTCACACTTTTCTGTCCCCCAACTCCCCATTCTCATTGATAAATTGGTGTGGCCTCACTTCTCCAGCTCCActtgaggtgtgtgtgcagcagagTGTGCAGCCAGCCTCAGATCTCGGCCCTCCGCTCTCCGTCACCGGCTCGTGTATGCTTCTCGTTTTCTTTTGCTCCAGCAACCATGAACAATCCCCCGAGTTGCATTTCAAAGAAAGAGGAGCCGCAGGATGAGGCCTGAGACTGAACCATTCTGTCAGACACCTGAGTGTGGGCGAGCCTCGCTGTCTTTGCCTGGGGCGCATAAACAAGCTCCTGTTTTTGGTGGAGATTTCTCAATAGGCCTGTGATACAATGGTCTTGAACTATAACTATTTATGCCACCAAGGTTACTTCCCAGCTACTCCAGTAAAAGACAAAGGACGAAGGGCGCAGGCGGACGCCGCAATCTCGTTTCTGAAGGTCAGGAGCAATCCGGCCTCCAGCACCTGCATGATGACACACTCTCTCATctggcctcctcctccttccctaCTGTAGATGTTTTCATTCCTTTCCCGATGCTCAGAGGCGCTCTTTCAGATTGTGGCTAGGGGGGCTGTAGCTGACACATCACCTGTCATCTGGGTAATTATCAGATTTCTGGTTTGAGGACCCCGCAGGGCATTCTGGGGCTGGGGCTGGGGAGGATCGTTGACAACGTCGGTTCCTGCAGACTCTTTTCTGAGAGCCACATCTCATCCACAGCATAAACAGCGTACAGTGGACCTTCTGGGGCAGTTCATCATTCAATTATCAACTTTTTAACCCCCACACAGGCACTGTCAGACATTTTCAACAGATCCATGGGCTGGCGTGAGGTGAGTCTTGCTCGCCACAGAGGTGAGGTGACCTGTGGAGGTagctgcacacaaacaaacaggatTCCCCTTGTGTTTGGGGCCTTAGCCTTTGCCCTGCAGGGTCGGGATGGGGGAGGCCGCTGAGTGACGGCCTTTCGAATCGCTTGTCTCTGGTGTTTGTTTTCAGAGGTCGGCGTCATCCTTTCTGCTCCAGCGGTGGCTCCTGTCTCCAAAGCCCCCCTGTGTGGAAACACGGCGGACTTCCAAGAATGAGGACACAACGGATGAATTTGGAGGAGACAGTGAGTCCGGAATGCACTCACTGCCCACTCTCCCCCCTTTATACAGCTTGACTCTCCTGACTGCAGCACCACAACTAAAATCAAGCGGTCACGGCACCACTCAACACTGCAGTGACACTGGTGGGGTCAAAAATATCCTGTGGTCAGGAACTGACCCCTGATGATGAGGACAAGGCCGCTGAGCAGAAGGATGCATTTCTAAACATTTCTTTAACCAATAAATTCTGGCCCGCAGCAGATTTATTAGCCATTTGAAACATCACAGATTGCTTGAAAATTTATGTGCAAACAATCACAGCCAAAGTAAATTTATGGCTGCACGAAAACCCCTATTTAGCCCGTGTTTAAATAAGGCGACatgaaaatgccatttttaaGGGCTTTGACGTTAATTATAAACGTGACATACAATGGCCCTGCAGACAGTTGCTCAGCCATGTTTGAGTAAATTCTCAAGCTATGCTGTGTTTATAGACCTATAAATAAGAAGGACAAAGATATGCTGTTTGAACGTTCTACACAACGCGTTCTTTGCTCTAGTGCTGTAAGGCCATTGACTAATTGCTGCCTTTTTCCGCTGGATTTGGATATTGTTCCGCAGCAGCTGCTGTCAAGGTTAACCGGCAGCAGGGTGGACAAAATGGCCTATTCTATTTTAGCTCTTTAGGAATGGAATGGCAGCCCTCTCAACCCCACTGACAGGAACTGTACCCAGGCCACTGCATTTCCACTGTCTGGGAAATCGTATCTGCAGTGTTTCCCCTGCACACTAGGTGGCGGAACTGGGCTGGAAACTTCTACCATCTTGACTGTTCCCTAGGCACACACTGCACAGGGACTTTCAGTTTAAGTCCTGGTAGTCAACCAATCAAATGAttcctttatttattctttCCTGCCATGTCTACATTAGTGATACTCTTGATACAATAATGTGTGTCCTAGCATAAAACGGAACCTgacttttaaatatattttgcataaaatgaacatattcTAACCCCTCAtgagtaggggcagtggtggcctgttatcatttacatttacatttatggcatttatcagtagttacagggacagtctccctggagcaatttagggttaagtgtcttgctcagggacacaatggtagtaagcgggattcgaacccgggtcttctggttcataggcgagtgtgttatcagaaaaaaaagttatcagaatgttgttggttttggtccccacacactgcttccctgtcatgactgcccattgctcaccaagggtgatgggttaaaaggacacatttcgtggtgggcaccgagtgctgtgctgtgtatcacttcactttcactttttaatttttgacataaaacaaaaatgagggaatcaaaatacatgaaaatataaatgagGGAATCAAAATACCAGCCAGCCAGCCAAATTTCTATTAGAAATATGTGAACAAagtgaatgtttatttaaaaaataggattaaaaaatgaaacttgGAAAATTTATCTTTCTTCTGTGCAGAGTTGTTTAAAGACTCTCTATTTTTTACTTACCTGCCATTAGTGATGCTGAATCCTAGTTCCAGAAAGACTCTGACTCTGTGACTCTGTCCTATTAGAAAAGTCACCCCCTGGGTTTAAATGAGCAAATACGTAAAAGCCTTTGGTTGGTTAATTGCTGCTTTAGAATGTTTCAGCCAGAATAACTTGTCAGTTCTTTTAGTTTGGACTCTAGAGCATTGGAAGAAGGTTATGTGATGAGTCCAGAATTATCCTGTTCCAGAGTGATGGTGCATCAGGGTGAGAAGAGAGGCGCATGAAGTGATGCAGCCACCATGCCCAGTTCCTGCCATACAAGCCTGTGGGCCGGTGCTGTGATCAGAAACATTGGATTCAGAAACGTTGTGTGGCAGGATATACTAAACGAGCATATGCCAGGATTAATCATCCATATGCAAATACACAGAGAGAAAATATTGAAGCTTCTAGGATTCACAGTGTGCGAAAAACAACTCTAAATTTAAAAATCTGGAAATtttaaataacacacaacacaacagtgTGACATAGGAAATATGAAAACAACTGCCAAACAATGCCACAGCAAATGCATCCAGCAATCAAAGCTAAAAATGTCTGAGTGTGGGGCAGTGGATCATTTTGGAAGATTTGTGTCCATGTTTTACATATGAATCTATTAACTATTAGCTGTGTGTTATTCATCAATAAAGATGGGCTGTGCAGTGATGCCCAGATCATTTAGGCCTCAGTCAGCATGTTGTGAAAATTAGGATTATATATACTTGTTCTGTAGTAAGAATATCAACTCATACACTGATTTtgcacttttcattttcttactaTGAGGTAGTCTGTGTGATTCGATTCAGTCATTCTTTCCCAATAACCTTTACAAGAAAATTGTGAAAGTTTACCAAAAAGTGGGCCAAGACCAGCTGTGCGGTTGCGTGCTGTGTGCGGCTCGCTTGTAGTCCCCGTGCCACAGCTGTCCAGCCCGGGTCCAGGCTGCAACCTCTGCTCAGCATTACCCACGTTAGCTGGCTAAACACAAAATCAGAGAAGCAACGGCCACAGATGTTATGACTACGGCCCATGGCCATCCTTCCTCCATTCCGCACTCCTTCGTACATGTCCCCACCCCCGCATGCATGATGGTTCTTTAAACAACACACCAGGCCTGTCTGAGATAAACACGTCGTCACTAATGGCTTATTGCACATATGCACAGGTCCATCCTCATGActcattttctttctgtccTGAGCTcggaggaaaagaaaatgacCCCGGCTTCGCCTGACTTATTTACTGCACCGGCTGCTAATGCAGCACTTTCTGAAAACAAATTGTCATTTTGATCGGGACGCCACAGGGGTTGAGGAACAGCCCGAGTTTCTCAGGGGGGAATGTTTACACGAGAGAAATGTTTATGTATCTGAAGAGAGGAACGCAACAATTCACCATGAATTACGCCAATCTAACAAAGACAATAAAACTTTTCTCTTAGGccacagcaattttttttacttcctaaTCAACATAACATAAAAAGTGATTAACGGTAACCTATAACTAGGCATGTTTAGGCGTCGGTTTGCTGTTTGCTGTGAGTAACAGAAGTGTGTATACAATGAAGAGCAGACTGTCGGTACTGTTGGATTAGAAACCCCCCTCTCCCACGCGGAGGCATGGATTTCACACGCTGAGAGCCCCTCTTCAATACCCATACTCCCTGACACATGTacatacacagaaacacacgcCCACGTTGCCTCCACGGCCTGTTTTCTGTCCAGCCTCAAGGGTCCCTTCGCTTTGCATTACATCCTAGTTCATTTATAGATTATGCAAGGCATTGTGAAACTCACCAAAATGCAGACAGTATACATAATATGAAATTCTCAAATAAATGTATCAAGAACACTACAGTGAATACAATACCAATGACTACAATAATGTGTGCCCTATGTTGCACATAAAATTGTACCTGacttttatatagatatatttgcataaaataaacTTATTCTAACTACTCATTGGTAATATTtgacataaaacaaaaatgtgggAATCAAAATACCAGCCAGCCAGCCAAAGAGTcccacaaatatatttattgtctGTCTTGAAGTTTCCTGACTAAATTTTATTTAGGTTACTTATGCTGCAGCCATCTACTGCAAATATGTGACAAACAAAAGTGaacgtttatttaaaaaataggaTTAATTAATGAAACTTGGAAAATCTTGCTTCTATGCAGAATCATTTAAAGACCTGATTGAGGAATGTTCACATTATTGAAAGTACTTctccatttcattcattcattttcattcatttattcatccatTGATCTTGTAAAATGGTCTTGCCCCatagtacctgagtgaacttttggttccttacgaaccgccacgcctccttcgatcaatgggtgcggggtcactactggtaccaaaggtgcagaaggtcacagctgggagcagatccttctcctatagagctctgcagttgtggaacagcttgcctgtctgtgtccgggattcagacacagtctcagtgtttaaatccaatctcaaaacctatctgttttctctggctttttgctaaagtccaagaccctcatttcacttgattttgacgcagtgtcaattataaagtccagtttatcacagagttcccctgttagacacaaagttaaattcaccagttaggctgtcctagttagggtaccgggccactgtagcaccaatataccattataaccacatatttcagtatcggtcgtacagtgcaaccgtctgccgctgcttgtttgtttttctccgagacacggaatcaagcacccagactactggcagatcccagtgatcagaccagcaaataaatcctggttcctgacaactgctttacaaggaca contains:
- the LOC114785416 gene encoding aspartate aminotransferase, cytoplasmic-like isoform X1, which translates into the protein MSTFTEVPQAAPVAVFKLTADFREDSHPKKVNLGVGAYRTDDCQPWVLPVVKKVERMICEDQSLNHEYLPILGLPEFRSSASKIALGDDSPAIKEQRVGGVQSLGGTGALKIGAEFLRRWYNGTNNTATPVYVSAPTWENHNGVFSDAGFKDIRPYRYWDAARRGLDLTGFLEDMEKAPEHSIFVLHACAHNPTGTDPSQEEWKKIADVMKRKKLFVFFDSAYQGFASGSLEKDAWAIRFFVSEGLELFCAQSFSKNFGLYNERVGNLTVVAKDGDNLNRVLSQMEKIVRTIWSNPPSQGARIVAKTLTSPELFAEWQGNVKTMADRVLLMRSELKSKLLAMTTPGTWEHITQQIGMFSFTGLNPKQVEYMIKEKHIYLMASGRINMCGLTTKNIDYVAESIHEAVSKVQ
- the LOC114785416 gene encoding aspartate aminotransferase, cytoplasmic-like isoform X2 — its product is MICEDQSLNHEYLPILGLPEFRSSASKIALGDDSPAIKEQRVGGVQSLGGTGALKIGAEFLRRWYNGTNNTATPVYVSAPTWENHNGVFSDAGFKDIRPYRYWDAARRGLDLTGFLEDMEKAPEHSIFVLHACAHNPTGTDPSQEEWKKIADVMKRKKLFVFFDSAYQGFASGSLEKDAWAIRFFVSEGLELFCAQSFSKNFGLYNERVGNLTVVAKDGDNLNRVLSQMEKIVRTIWSNPPSQGARIVAKTLTSPELFAEWQGNVKTMADRVLLMRSELKSKLLAMTTPGTWEHITQQIGMFSFTGLNPKQVEYMIKEKHIYLMASGRINMCGLTTKNIDYVAESIHEAVSKVQ